The following are encoded together in the Pan troglodytes isolate AG18354 chromosome 6, NHGRI_mPanTro3-v2.0_pri, whole genome shotgun sequence genome:
- the GIMAP6 gene encoding GTPase IMAP family member 6 isoform X2 — MDVWLTPKWSCHSCLREKEQKTPRRLRLILMGKTGSGKSATGNSILGRDVFESKLSTRPVTKTSQRRSREWAGKELEVIDTPNILSPQVSPEVADAICQAIVLSAPGPHAVLLVTQLGRFTDEDQQVVRRLQEVFGVGVLGHTILVFTRKEDLAGGSLEDYVRETNNQALAWLDVTLARRHCGFNNRAQGEEQEAQLRELMEKVEAIMWENEGDYYSNKAYQYTQQNFRLKELQERQVSQGQGSEDVPGEESWLEGLSQIQKESEEAHRCLLGKADL, encoded by the coding sequence GTCTAAGGGAGAAAGAACAGAAGACCccaaggagactgaggctcattCTCATGGGGAAAACAGGAAGTGGGAAGAGTGCAACAGGAAACAGCATCCTCGGCAGGGACGTCTTCGAGTCTAAACTCAGCACCAGACCCGTGACCAAGACCTCCCAGAGACGGAGCCGAGAGTGGGCTGGGAAGGAGCTTGAGGTGATTGACACACCCAACATTCTGTCCCCCCAGGTCTCGCCAGAGGTGGCAGACGCTATCTGCCAAGCCATCGTCTTATCCGCCCCAGGGCCCCACGCCGTGCTCCTGGTGACACAACTGGGCCGGTTCACGGATGAGGATCAGCAGGTGGTCAGGCGCCTGCAGGAGGTCTTTGGAGTGGGGGTTCTGGGTCACACCATCCTGGTGTTCACCCGGAAGGAAGACCTGGCTGGCGGCTCCCTGGAAGACTATGTGCGAGAGACCAACAACCAGGCCCTTGCCTGGCTGGATGTGACCCTTGCACGGCGCCATTGCGGCTTCAACAACAGGGCACAGGGGGAGGAGCAGGAGGCCCAACTGCGAGAGCTCATGGAGAAAGTTGAAGCCATTATGTGGGAAAACGAAGGAGATTATTACAGCAACAAGGCTTACCAATATACCCAGCAAAACTTTCGGCTGAAAGAACTACAGGAAAGGCAAGTAAGCCAGGGCCAAGGCTCTGAGGACGTGCCTGGTGAGGAGTCGTGGCTGGAAGGACTGTCCCAGATCCAGAAGGAATCTGAGGAAGCCCACAGATGCCTGCTGGGGAAGGCTGACCTTTGA
- the GIMAP6 gene encoding GTPase IMAP family member 6 isoform X1 produces the protein MEEEEYEQIPQENPPEELSQDPVLELSGGLREKEQKTPRRLRLILMGKTGSGKSATGNSILGRDVFESKLSTRPVTKTSQRRSREWAGKELEVIDTPNILSPQVSPEVADAICQAIVLSAPGPHAVLLVTQLGRFTDEDQQVVRRLQEVFGVGVLGHTILVFTRKEDLAGGSLEDYVRETNNQALAWLDVTLARRHCGFNNRAQGEEQEAQLRELMEKVEAIMWENEGDYYSNKAYQYTQQNFRLKELQERQVSQGQGSEDVPGEESWLEGLSQIQKESEEAHRCLLGKADL, from the coding sequence GTCTAAGGGAGAAAGAACAGAAGACCccaaggagactgaggctcattCTCATGGGGAAAACAGGAAGTGGGAAGAGTGCAACAGGAAACAGCATCCTCGGCAGGGACGTCTTCGAGTCTAAACTCAGCACCAGACCCGTGACCAAGACCTCCCAGAGACGGAGCCGAGAGTGGGCTGGGAAGGAGCTTGAGGTGATTGACACACCCAACATTCTGTCCCCCCAGGTCTCGCCAGAGGTGGCAGACGCTATCTGCCAAGCCATCGTCTTATCCGCCCCAGGGCCCCACGCCGTGCTCCTGGTGACACAACTGGGCCGGTTCACGGATGAGGATCAGCAGGTGGTCAGGCGCCTGCAGGAGGTCTTTGGAGTGGGGGTTCTGGGTCACACCATCCTGGTGTTCACCCGGAAGGAAGACCTGGCTGGCGGCTCCCTGGAAGACTATGTGCGAGAGACCAACAACCAGGCCCTTGCCTGGCTGGATGTGACCCTTGCACGGCGCCATTGCGGCTTCAACAACAGGGCACAGGGGGAGGAGCAGGAGGCCCAACTGCGAGAGCTCATGGAGAAAGTTGAAGCCATTATGTGGGAAAACGAAGGAGATTATTACAGCAACAAGGCTTACCAATATACCCAGCAAAACTTTCGGCTGAAAGAACTACAGGAAAGGCAAGTAAGCCAGGGCCAAGGCTCTGAGGACGTGCCTGGTGAGGAGTCGTGGCTGGAAGGACTGTCCCAGATCCAGAAGGAATCTGAGGAAGCCCACAGATGCCTGCTGGGGAAGGCTGACCTTTGA